A region of Bacillota bacterium DNA encodes the following proteins:
- a CDS encoding CopG family transcriptional regulator, with product MMPGEARTNSIHKRRWAVYFVRSRPGVPTAIPMSQEKDLVRVNVMLSREDLAALDDMAQAEGLSRSAMLRRIISRAMNDEPGHRGIGFPVVESIPVSITFEEALEVARGAAKRLKGFDGIAEIRRWRERQ from the coding sequence ATGATGCCAGGAGAAGCGCGAACCAATTCCATACATAAAAGGAGGTGGGCGGTATATTTCGTCAGGTCAAGGCCTGGCGTTCCTACCGCAATTCCCATGTCGCAAGAGAAGGATTTGGTCCGGGTAAACGTGATGCTTTCTAGAGAAGACCTGGCCGCTCTCGATGATATGGCTCAGGCAGAAGGCCTTTCCCGCAGCGCCATGTTGCGTCGCATCATCTCGCGAGCCATGAATGATGAGCCTGGGCACCGGGGAATAGGATTCCCTGTAGTTGAATCGATTCCTGTGTCCATTACCTTTGAGGAAGCTCTTGAAGTGGCTCGAGGGGCCGCGAAAAGGCTTAAAGGGTTCGACGGAATTGCGGAGATACGAAGGTGGCGGGAAAGGCAGTGA
- a CDS encoding (2Fe-2S) ferredoxin domain-containing protein yields MIITVCIGSGCHVKGSRGIIKILQDLIHESGKDAEIELEACFCQGRCTEGVVVKFGDEIVTGVNKDNIAELFHDKMLEAEKHEHDCNE; encoded by the coding sequence ATGATAATCACCGTTTGTATAGGGAGCGGCTGCCATGTTAAAGGGTCGAGAGGGATAATAAAGATCCTGCAAGACCTCATCCATGAAAGCGGAAAAGATGCGGAGATAGAGCTGGAGGCCTGCTTTTGTCAAGGGCGGTGCACTGAGGGCGTCGTAGTCAAGTTTGGTGATGAGATCGTTACAGGCGTCAACAAAGATAATATCGCGGAATTGTTCCACGATAAGATGTTGGAGGCCGAAAAGCATGAGCACGATTGTAACGAGTGA
- a CDS encoding flavin reductase family protein, protein MDRKSVPIHDFVTRPYHLFDQQWLLLTSGDFHKGHFNAMTISWGAIGFMWDRPLIVTVVRPTRYTYEFINRYDTFTVCAFPESCRDALALLGSKSGRDGDKITESGLTPVASQIVAAPSFAEAELVVECRKIYWQDIDPGNFLDPSIEKSYPQQDYHRAYFGEVVGIFKA, encoded by the coding sequence ATGGATCGCAAATCAGTTCCCATCCATGACTTCGTCACTCGTCCCTACCATTTATTCGATCAGCAGTGGCTGCTGCTAACCAGCGGCGATTTCCACAAGGGCCATTTCAACGCCATGACCATATCATGGGGCGCTATCGGGTTCATGTGGGACAGGCCACTCATTGTTACTGTCGTGCGTCCTACCCGTTACACCTACGAATTTATCAACCGTTATGATACATTCACCGTGTGCGCTTTTCCAGAATCTTGCCGTGACGCGCTTGCTCTGCTCGGCAGTAAATCAGGCCGGGACGGCGATAAAATAACCGAATCAGGATTGACACCTGTCGCCTCGCAGATAGTGGCCGCGCCTAGCTTCGCGGAGGCGGAACTTGTGGTGGAATGCCGCAAAATATACTGGCAAGATATAGATCCAGGCAATTTTCTAGACCCGTCAATAGAAAAGTCTTACCCTCAGCAGGATTATCACCGCGCCTATTTTGGCGAGGTAGTGGGGATTTTCAAAGCCTAG
- a CDS encoding IS1634 family transposase, translating to MGNLKPRPAKEWLALARQVEQALLGQLSIDMAPTDPLVADIVAKVRERRPKAQHPKQVEDGPISVYPDRIEVEQGREAGTVHVGNEFWNRLEIDDVLQRAGLSERERLLTRVMTLNRLISPASEHAMPDWVNRTALQDLLGVDLSQLNDDTLYRNLDQLWPRRGEIEKGLVEKERDLFNLDTTIYLYDLTSTYFEGKCEGNPMALRGYSRDKRPDCKQVVVGLVVNRDGFPIAHEVFKGNEKDEKTVTPMLEVLEARVGKKEGATVVVDRGMAYEEDLEAIRGAGYHYIVATRQSERNKWLDEFETDGWREVVREPSPNNPAQKKTKVRVKEGECGDTYVLCLSEERAAKDRAIREKHEARLLIDLGKLAKRVEAGKLKAEDKIYERIGRLKERYPRVARYYTIGLEDGKVYWEENKEKKAIAESLDGGYLLRTDRKDIDAEEIWRVYSLLTRAESAFRAMKSPLAERPIFHQLKNRVETHIFLCVLAYHLLVAIEKTLQDRGHYTSWATVRETLSNHQIVTVVLPTSDGRSCGLGRLPNRILSILLSMRR from the coding sequence TTGGGTAACCTGAAGCCGCGACCTGCCAAGGAATGGCTTGCACTCGCTCGGCAGGTGGAGCAGGCGTTGCTGGGGCAGCTTTCAATTGACATGGCCCCTACTGATCCTCTGGTAGCTGACATTGTGGCTAAAGTCAGAGAGCGCCGGCCAAAAGCGCAGCATCCTAAGCAAGTAGAGGATGGGCCTATCTCTGTATACCCTGATCGCATAGAGGTGGAACAAGGGCGGGAAGCCGGGACAGTGCATGTGGGTAACGAATTCTGGAATCGGCTTGAGATTGATGATGTGCTACAGAGGGCAGGGTTATCAGAGAGGGAGCGTCTCTTGACGCGGGTGATGACGCTCAACCGATTGATATCGCCTGCCTCAGAACATGCCATGCCTGATTGGGTCAACCGCACCGCTCTTCAGGATCTTCTCGGGGTTGACCTCTCTCAGCTGAATGATGATACGCTTTACCGCAATCTCGATCAGCTCTGGCCACGCCGGGGTGAGATCGAGAAGGGTTTAGTAGAGAAAGAGAGGGACCTATTCAATCTGGATACAACCATCTACCTATATGATCTCACTTCAACCTATTTTGAAGGAAAATGCGAAGGAAACCCAATGGCGCTGCGGGGTTATTCCCGCGACAAGCGTCCTGACTGCAAGCAGGTGGTTGTAGGATTGGTGGTAAACCGGGATGGATTTCCTATAGCCCATGAAGTGTTCAAAGGAAATGAAAAGGATGAAAAGACGGTAACCCCAATGTTAGAGGTTCTTGAGGCACGGGTTGGGAAAAAGGAAGGCGCGACAGTGGTCGTTGATCGGGGCATGGCTTATGAAGAGGACTTGGAAGCCATCCGGGGCGCTGGATATCACTACATTGTTGCAACGCGTCAATCGGAGAGGAATAAATGGTTGGACGAATTTGAGACTGATGGCTGGCGTGAGGTGGTACGGGAGCCTTCTCCAAACAATCCGGCTCAAAAGAAGACGAAGGTGCGTGTAAAGGAAGGGGAATGCGGGGATACATATGTGCTTTGTTTAAGCGAGGAGCGGGCGGCGAAGGATCGTGCCATTCGGGAGAAACACGAGGCTCGGCTTCTTATTGATCTGGGGAAGCTGGCAAAGAGGGTTGAGGCCGGCAAGCTGAAGGCGGAGGACAAGATCTACGAGAGGATCGGAAGGCTGAAGGAGCGCTATCCACGAGTCGCTAGGTATTACACGATCGGATTAGAAGATGGGAAAGTATATTGGGAAGAGAACAAGGAGAAGAAGGCGATTGCGGAGAGCCTGGATGGTGGATATCTACTTAGGACAGATCGCAAGGACATAGACGCTGAAGAGATCTGGCGTGTGTATTCTCTCCTGACACGGGCAGAGTCAGCATTTCGGGCCATGAAGAGCCCCCTTGCTGAGAGACCGATCTTTCATCAGTTGAAAAACCGGGTAGAGACTCACATCTTCTTGTGCGTGCTTGCATATCACCTGCTCGTTGCCATAGAGAAGACGCTACAAGACAGAGGGCATTACACGAGCTGGGCAACCGTGCGGGAGACGCTTTCCAACCATCAGATTGTGACAGTGGTATTGCCGACCTCAGATGGTCGCAGTTGCGGATTAGGAAGGCTGCCAAACCGGATCCTGAGCATCTTGCTATCTATGAGGCGCTAG
- a CDS encoding type II toxin-antitoxin system VapC family toxin → MAGKAVSKGYLAGPAGDSDADIGLPSMDPKESIPDEIGAFPVRSSIAPVYVIDACIGVKWFLDEDGSELATRLLIEAYKGYRRLIAPSLFWYEVTNVLRWSPEQDADFFRDLEALDACPIQCIDLPPGSIPILGALSRKIGLTVYDAVYVMLSMKYGVPLITEDRQLAAACAGFTPVLTLKQLFGSVLMETAEAFGRSWGEHHPASQRKQRQVDNEGEIDCRGSQEQPARD, encoded by the coding sequence GTGGCGGGAAAGGCAGTGAGCAAAGGCTATTTGGCGGGGCCGGCAGGTGATTCGGATGCGGATATCGGACTTCCGTCTATGGACCCAAAGGAAAGCATTCCTGATGAAATCGGCGCTTTCCCGGTGAGATCATCAATTGCGCCGGTCTATGTCATTGACGCCTGTATAGGGGTAAAATGGTTTCTAGATGAAGATGGATCGGAGCTCGCGACGCGACTTCTCATCGAGGCGTATAAAGGTTACAGGCGACTTATCGCGCCCTCTCTGTTCTGGTATGAGGTGACGAATGTCCTTCGATGGTCTCCTGAACAGGATGCTGATTTCTTTCGCGATCTTGAGGCATTAGATGCGTGCCCGATACAATGTATTGACCTGCCTCCCGGTAGCATCCCTATTCTTGGAGCATTATCTCGCAAGATAGGCCTTACCGTGTATGATGCCGTCTATGTGATGCTCAGCATGAAATATGGCGTTCCTTTGATCACTGAGGATCGCCAACTTGCTGCCGCATGCGCCGGATTTACCCCTGTGCTTACTCTTAAGCAGTTATTCGGGAGCGTACTTATGGAAACAGCGGAGGCATTCGGCCGTTCTTGGGGTGAGCATCATCCCGCATCACAGAGAAAACAGAGGCAAGTAGACAATGAGGGCGAGATCGACTGCAGGGGCAGCCAGGAGCAGCCTGCTCGCGATTGA
- a CDS encoding ABC transporter substrate-binding protein, whose translation MLSLLFFIGLFSGLGQAKEKIYIPLISKGFQHQFWQAVKLGAEKAAKEFDVEITFEGPESESQVDKQIDMLQAALSKHPKAIALAALDSKAVIPLLEQAKAAGIPVIGFDSGVDSDIPVTTAATNNVAAAALAADKMAELIGYEGEVAVIVHDQTSRTGIDRRDGFVNRIKQKYPRIKIVDVQYGGGDHLKSTDLAKAIIMAHPNLKGFFGANEGSAIGVINAVAEMNMKGKIVVIGYDSGKQQMAAIRSGLMAGAITQNPIGIGYEAVKAAVMAIKGQKLPKVIDTGFYWYDKTNIDSLQIKPLLYD comes from the coding sequence ATGCTGAGTTTGCTATTTTTCATAGGACTTTTCAGCGGTCTTGGCCAGGCTAAAGAGAAGATCTATATCCCTCTTATCTCCAAGGGGTTTCAGCATCAATTCTGGCAGGCAGTCAAATTGGGCGCTGAAAAGGCTGCTAAAGAATTTGATGTTGAGATCACATTCGAAGGCCCTGAAAGTGAATCTCAGGTTGATAAGCAGATTGATATGCTTCAGGCTGCTCTCAGCAAACACCCCAAGGCTATCGCCTTGGCCGCGCTGGACAGCAAGGCGGTTATTCCGTTGCTTGAGCAGGCTAAGGCTGCCGGCATCCCTGTTATTGGCTTTGACTCCGGCGTAGACAGCGATATCCCAGTCACGACTGCCGCTACAAACAATGTTGCTGCTGCCGCTCTTGCCGCTGATAAAATGGCGGAGCTTATCGGTTATGAGGGCGAGGTTGCTGTCATCGTGCACGACCAGACCAGCCGTACCGGAATTGACCGCCGTGATGGCTTTGTTAACCGCATCAAACAGAAATATCCTAGGATCAAGATCGTTGATGTACAATATGGCGGCGGCGACCATCTTAAATCTACTGACCTCGCGAAGGCAATTATCATGGCCCATCCAAACCTCAAGGGCTTTTTTGGAGCCAATGAGGGTTCCGCCATCGGTGTGATCAACGCTGTGGCCGAAATGAACATGAAAGGCAAGATTGTCGTCATAGGCTATGACTCGGGTAAGCAGCAAATGGCTGCCATTCGTTCAGGATTAATGGCCGGCGCGATAACTCAGAACCCTATTGGCATTGGCTATGAGGCTGTTAAGGCTGCTGTTATGGCCATAAAGGGACAGAAGCTGCCAAAAGTCATCGATACTGGATTCTACTGGTATGATAAGACCAACATCGATTCCCTCCAGATCAAGCCCTTATTGTACGACTGA
- a CDS encoding SpoIIE family protein phosphatase: MSIKLDVSVASLSKQGEEVCGDSTEVIKTADATTVILSDGMGSGIKASILSILTTRIASRLLQRKIGLDQVFETIADTLPVCKVRGIAYSTLSVLRVSEDGSAHLIEYDNPPLILLSNNRVAPVEGRTRQIAGKDVAEAFFQVKPGDLLILASDGITNAGVGGGLFKLGIGDEGLADNIISRDLIQEDAAKIAEKVMDLVDACYLSTLGDDSTVVIAKARTPRVIILLTGPPEDARLDHAVVSKLLGARDAKRIICGGATANMVAREMNRPLRTSLEYEDPSVPPIASIEGVDMVTEGILTLNKCIEKLENTMAGGPLRESRDGATLLAGELLKADKVTFLVGKALNPAHEELMRSVQLMPSPTSATQAYFSIILGCRVRQKPS; encoded by the coding sequence ATGAGCATAAAACTTGACGTAAGTGTAGCCAGCCTGTCTAAGCAGGGGGAAGAGGTGTGCGGTGATTCAACCGAAGTGATAAAGACGGCTGACGCCACGACAGTGATTTTATCCGATGGCATGGGTAGTGGTATCAAAGCCAGTATCCTATCAATTCTCACGACTAGAATCGCCTCCCGCTTATTGCAGAGGAAGATCGGACTAGATCAGGTGTTTGAGACGATAGCTGATACCTTGCCGGTCTGCAAAGTCAGGGGCATTGCATATTCAACCCTATCTGTATTGCGGGTGTCGGAGGATGGCAGTGCCCATTTGATAGAGTATGATAACCCTCCGTTGATCCTGCTGAGCAACAACAGGGTTGCGCCGGTAGAAGGAAGGACCAGGCAAATAGCTGGGAAAGACGTCGCTGAAGCCTTCTTCCAGGTGAAGCCAGGAGATCTCCTGATCCTTGCCAGCGATGGGATAACAAATGCAGGCGTTGGGGGAGGCCTATTCAAACTCGGCATTGGCGACGAGGGATTGGCGGATAACATCATCAGTAGGGACCTGATTCAGGAAGATGCTGCAAAAATAGCTGAAAAGGTTATGGACCTGGTGGACGCGTGCTACCTGTCCACGCTGGGGGATGATTCAACTGTTGTGATAGCAAAGGCGAGGACTCCAAGGGTCATTATCTTGTTAACGGGACCGCCCGAAGACGCAAGATTGGATCATGCTGTCGTCTCCAAGTTATTGGGAGCTCGAGATGCCAAGAGGATCATCTGCGGGGGAGCTACAGCCAATATGGTGGCCAGGGAGATGAATCGGCCATTGAGGACCAGTTTGGAATATGAGGATCCAAGTGTTCCTCCGATTGCCAGCATCGAAGGGGTAGATATGGTAACAGAAGGAATTCTGACCCTTAACAAGTGTATTGAGAAGCTAGAAAACACAATGGCCGGCGGGCCGCTGAGGGAATCTCGGGACGGGGCTACCCTCCTCGCAGGAGAGCTTTTGAAAGCAGACAAAGTCACCTTTTTGGTTGGGAAGGCCCTCAACCCCGCCCATGAGGAGCTCATGCGATCTGTTCAGTTGATGCCTAGCCCAACTTCCGCAACCCAGGCCTATTTTTCGATCATTTTGGGGTGTCGAGTAAGGCAAAAGCCCAGCTAG
- a CDS encoding sugar ABC transporter ATP-binding protein: MGEVLILMEGIEKTFPGVHALNQCQFELRAGEVHALVGENGAGKTTLMKVLTGAYQKDGGRILFKGREVEIPNPRAAQELGISMIHQELNLMPHLTVAQNIFIGREPRRGIGFLLDEKKLNQKARQLLDMMHLELDPRTRVSDLTVAKQQMVEIAKALSYNSEVLIMDEPTSALSEAETQELFRIIRRLRDQGVGIIYISHRLEELKQISDRVTVMRDGRYIGTVNTQDATIDKIISMMVGREIYATSRADLESGGQEVVLEVRNLNRGRVIKDVSFRLRKGEILGFAGLMGAGRTEVARAVFGADPIDSGEVYVRGRKIDIKSPRDAVRHGIGYLSEDRKRYGLMLGIDVETNIVIATLERFLGFLGYVNRAKIRTEAQAHVDELNIKTPSLQQKVKYLSGGNQQKVVIAKWLIRNCDILIFDEPTRGLDVGAKNEIYKLLNDLAASGKSIIMISSELPEILRMSHRIIVMCEGRITGEFGASEATEERIMQYATMRENGARYPLIPEGPILGV, translated from the coding sequence ATGGGCGAAGTTCTAATCTTGATGGAGGGAATAGAAAAAACCTTCCCGGGTGTGCATGCTCTCAACCAATGTCAGTTTGAGCTCCGCGCTGGCGAGGTGCATGCATTGGTCGGCGAAAATGGCGCCGGTAAAACTACGCTCATGAAGGTGCTCACCGGCGCTTATCAGAAAGACGGAGGGCGTATTCTTTTCAAAGGGAGGGAGGTTGAGATCCCAAACCCGAGGGCGGCACAAGAATTAGGCATCAGCATGATCCATCAGGAATTGAACCTTATGCCGCACTTGACTGTAGCGCAGAATATCTTCATTGGCCGAGAGCCGCGTAGGGGCATCGGGTTTCTCTTAGATGAAAAGAAGCTCAATCAAAAGGCCAGACAGCTGCTTGATATGATGCACCTTGAACTAGACCCGCGAACCAGGGTTTCGGATCTTACAGTCGCCAAACAGCAGATGGTCGAGATTGCCAAGGCCTTATCGTATAATTCAGAAGTGCTCATCATGGATGAGCCTACATCAGCTCTAAGTGAAGCGGAAACGCAAGAGCTCTTTCGGATCATCCGCCGGCTCCGTGACCAAGGCGTAGGAATTATCTATATCTCCCATCGATTGGAGGAACTGAAACAGATCTCTGATCGCGTCACTGTAATGCGCGATGGTCGGTATATAGGTACGGTCAATACTCAAGATGCCACCATTGATAAGATCATCAGCATGATGGTGGGGCGTGAGATCTATGCGACGTCCCGCGCAGACTTGGAAAGCGGCGGCCAGGAAGTTGTACTTGAGGTAAGGAACCTGAATCGGGGCCGTGTGATCAAGGACGTAAGCTTTAGACTCAGGAAAGGCGAGATCCTCGGTTTCGCTGGACTTATGGGTGCTGGGCGCACAGAGGTGGCTCGTGCGGTTTTCGGCGCAGATCCTATCGATTCTGGCGAAGTCTACGTGAGAGGTCGGAAGATCGATATCAAGAGCCCCAGGGATGCTGTTAGGCATGGCATAGGTTATCTATCCGAAGACCGTAAACGCTATGGACTGATGCTAGGTATAGATGTAGAAACCAATATCGTGATAGCCACACTCGAGAGGTTTCTGGGTTTCCTTGGGTACGTGAATAGGGCCAAGATCCGGACCGAGGCGCAAGCGCATGTAGATGAACTCAATATCAAGACACCAAGTCTGCAACAGAAGGTCAAATATCTTTCCGGAGGCAACCAGCAAAAAGTAGTTATTGCTAAGTGGCTGATTCGAAATTGCGATATTTTGATATTCGATGAGCCTACCCGCGGTCTTGACGTGGGCGCGAAGAACGAGATCTATAAGCTCCTTAATGACCTGGCGGCAAGCGGGAAATCCATCATCATGATTTCCTCGGAGTTGCCCGAGATCTTGCGCATGAGCCATCGTATCATCGTAATGTGTGAAGGCCGAATAACTGGTGAATTTGGCGCTTCAGAGGCTACAGAGGAACGTATCATGCAGTATGCTACAATGCGCGAAAATGGCGCTCGATATCCGCTGATCCCGGAAGGGCCAATATTGGGGGTCTAA
- a CDS encoding NAD(P)H-dependent oxidoreductase subunit E encodes MCGKIRVEICVGTSCHLMGNSRILNYLENLPEEIKRHIDVNLVSCFNECKKGPRVNVGDIVLYNATSEKVMEAIKKSIAQSEGREVE; translated from the coding sequence ATGTGTGGCAAGATCCGCGTTGAAATTTGCGTTGGCACGTCGTGTCACCTGATGGGGAATTCCCGGATTCTTAATTACCTGGAAAACTTGCCCGAGGAGATAAAAAGGCACATCGATGTAAATCTCGTTTCTTGTTTCAACGAATGCAAGAAGGGGCCCAGGGTAAATGTAGGAGATATCGTTTTATACAATGCTACTTCTGAAAAGGTAATGGAAGCAATAAAGAAGAGCATAGCGCAGTCAGAGGGAAGGGAAGTCGAGTGA
- a CDS encoding 4Fe-4S binding protein codes for MSTIVTSEAKCRDCYKCVRHCPVKAIAIKDSQAHVVEENCLFCGRCVNVCPQKAKSTVSQISKLDDFLKAGEKVIVSLAPSYLAATEYSTPWKFTAALRQLGVDRIEETAVAAEAIAEQYARLFNSQGNSTIITSCCPVVVNLIEKYFPRLVGSLARLMSPMAAHARMIKKERGEDVRVVFVGPCFAKKAEPGLGDAEDALDAVITFEELLGYFSLNGIAPETLEDVYPDRISTHARTYPLRYGILKASGLEGIPYDDMPVISGVEECMETFKDMEEGHLSPRFVEAFGCAGGCIGGPAMANNLGISARQKRLLKFSREIDSAAKAQEVHMIPQVSLSREHSATPLDEAMPTEEEIRKILALTGKFSPEDEKNCGGCGYSTCREKAIAVYRGLAEPEMCVTHMREKAESLSNIVVDTSLNAIIVVDKDMVIQEFNQAANRMFNRKKIPPKGKHLSAFIDPTDFKKVWDEQKIMVNLRKQYEQYGLVTRQMLYPLPKYGVVIGVITDISSEEAQEQELANMRREALTRASKVIREQMRIAQEIAGLLGESTADTKATLLELIEIMERSEGKTG; via the coding sequence ATGAGCACGATTGTAACGAGTGAGGCAAAATGCCGGGATTGCTATAAGTGCGTGCGTCATTGCCCAGTCAAGGCTATTGCCATCAAAGATTCACAGGCGCATGTGGTGGAGGAAAACTGTCTTTTCTGCGGGCGGTGTGTGAATGTCTGCCCACAGAAGGCAAAAAGCACTGTTTCCCAGATATCGAAGCTCGACGACTTCCTGAAGGCGGGCGAAAAGGTCATTGTGAGCCTGGCCCCTTCCTATCTAGCGGCTACAGAGTATTCCACTCCATGGAAGTTCACCGCCGCCTTACGCCAGTTGGGAGTCGATCGCATAGAAGAGACCGCCGTAGCTGCCGAGGCTATCGCAGAGCAATACGCCAGGCTTTTCAACTCTCAAGGAAATTCCACCATCATAACGAGCTGCTGTCCGGTAGTAGTCAACCTCATAGAAAAGTATTTCCCACGTCTTGTGGGTTCCCTGGCGCGTCTTATGTCTCCGATGGCGGCCCATGCCCGGATGATAAAGAAAGAAAGAGGAGAAGACGTAAGGGTAGTCTTCGTGGGGCCATGTTTCGCCAAAAAAGCGGAGCCCGGGTTGGGTGACGCTGAGGATGCGCTCGATGCGGTAATTACGTTTGAGGAGTTACTGGGATATTTCTCACTGAACGGAATCGCCCCGGAGACGCTGGAAGATGTATATCCCGATAGGATTTCAACGCATGCCAGGACCTACCCGCTCAGATACGGGATTTTGAAAGCTTCGGGTCTAGAGGGGATACCTTATGATGACATGCCAGTCATCAGCGGAGTCGAGGAGTGTATGGAGACATTTAAGGACATGGAGGAGGGGCATCTGTCCCCTCGATTTGTTGAGGCTTTTGGATGTGCTGGTGGATGTATCGGTGGCCCCGCGATGGCTAATAATCTCGGGATATCCGCTAGACAAAAACGGCTTCTCAAGTTCTCCAGAGAGATTGATTCAGCGGCGAAAGCCCAAGAGGTGCATATGATCCCGCAGGTCAGCCTGTCAAGAGAGCATTCTGCGACACCCCTCGATGAGGCTATGCCTACAGAGGAAGAAATACGCAAAATACTGGCGCTAACAGGCAAGTTTTCTCCCGAAGACGAAAAGAACTGCGGCGGCTGTGGCTATTCGACATGCAGGGAAAAGGCGATAGCTGTATATCGGGGGTTGGCGGAACCGGAGATGTGCGTCACCCATATGCGAGAAAAGGCCGAATCTCTGTCTAACATCGTCGTAGATACAAGTCTAAACGCCATTATTGTGGTTGATAAAGATATGGTGATACAAGAATTCAATCAGGCGGCAAACAGGATGTTCAACCGGAAAAAGATACCGCCAAAGGGCAAGCATCTCAGCGCCTTTATCGACCCCACAGATTTCAAGAAAGTCTGGGATGAGCAGAAGATCATGGTCAATCTGCGCAAACAGTACGAGCAGTATGGCCTGGTAACGCGTCAGATGTTATATCCCTTGCCCAAATATGGGGTGGTGATAGGGGTGATTACCGACATCTCCTCCGAGGAGGCGCAAGAGCAAGAGCTGGCCAATATGCGCCGTGAAGCTCTTACCCGCGCGTCAAAGGTCATCAGAGAGCAGATGAGGATCGCCCAGGAGATCGCTGGGCTGCTAGGTGAAAGCACTGCAGACACAAAGGCGACACTTTTAGAGCTTATAGAGATAATGGAAAGAAGCGAGGGGAAGACAGGATGA
- a CDS encoding ABC transporter permease encodes MEGRLAVIRDKRVPRKSLFRSDATQKLLAFASLIVMFLVFSLASPNFAKFNNIIGILLATAVNGVLAVGVTFVIITGGIDLSVGTVMTFAAVMTGVFITFWRLPVIIGVIGGIASGALCGFISGSLTAKVKIPPFIATLGMMMIAKGLSLVISGTKPIYFIDTPVFRKISMGSFLSIPNAVLIFFGAALIAGFMLTKTVIGRYTFALGSNEEAARLSGINVDAWKIIVYTIGGMFSGLAGVMMASRLNSAQPALGQGYELEAIAAVVIGGTSLSGGEGTILGTVIGAFIMSVLTNGLRILSIPQEWQTVVIGVIVIAAVYADIIRRRQR; translated from the coding sequence ATGGAAGGCAGACTTGCGGTCATAAGGGATAAGCGCGTGCCCAGAAAGTCTTTATTCCGTTCCGATGCCACGCAAAAACTCCTTGCCTTCGCAAGCCTGATCGTGATGTTCCTCGTCTTTTCGCTTGCTTCACCAAACTTCGCGAAGTTCAACAACATAATCGGTATCTTGCTTGCCACCGCCGTAAATGGCGTATTAGCGGTAGGGGTTACATTTGTGATAATCACCGGTGGCATCGATTTGTCTGTGGGCACTGTTATGACCTTCGCGGCAGTTATGACTGGCGTTTTTATCACGTTCTGGAGATTACCTGTTATCATAGGGGTAATAGGTGGAATTGCCTCAGGAGCCCTATGTGGATTTATCAGTGGTTCGCTGACAGCCAAGGTGAAGATCCCGCCGTTTATAGCTACGCTGGGTATGATGATGATCGCGAAGGGGCTTTCCCTCGTGATTTCCGGCACAAAACCCATCTATTTTATAGACACACCTGTCTTCCGCAAGATTTCCATGGGCTCATTCCTGAGTATCCCTAATGCTGTGCTGATCTTCTTCGGGGCGGCCCTGATCGCGGGTTTCATGCTAACTAAGACAGTGATAGGAAGATATACTTTCGCCCTCGGTAGCAACGAAGAAGCGGCCCGCCTTTCAGGTATCAATGTCGATGCCTGGAAGATCATTGTCTACACGATCGGTGGAATGTTCAGTGGCCTAGCTGGTGTCATGATGGCCTCTCGTCTAAATTCGGCACAGCCGGCTCTAGGTCAAGGCTACGAATTGGAAGCCATTGCAGCAGTTGTTATCGGTGGCACATCCCTTAGCGGGGGGGAGGGTACCATATTGGGGACGGTAATCGGCGCATTCATCATGAGCGTGTTAACAAATGGCCTCCGTATCCTCTCGATCCCCCAGGAGTGGCAAACGGTCGTTATCGGCGTTATCGTTATAGCGGCAGTATATGCAGACATCATTCGCCGGCGCCAGAGGTAG